The region TTGAAATTCCAAGGCGTTTCATATTCCACCTTCTCTAAAGATACGGCCTCGATGACAAATCTGTACATCAAAGCCGTATCTATCGCACCTATATAATTACTCTATTCACATATTATGCATTCTGCTCTTGAGAGAGATTCTGTTTATCCCAAACTTTTACGAATGGATAATAAATCAAAATTGAAACTAAAATCAAAACAATACTCAAAATAATAGCTCGGAAATCTCCACCAGTCGCAAGATATGCACCAATAGGTCCTGGAAGTGTCCAAGGGGCGTTAACTGATACGCGATTTACCAGACCAAGCACTGTTGCAAACCAAGATATAACTCCACACACAACAGGTGTAAGCACAAAAGGAATTGCAAGGGTAACATTCAAAACAATAGGAGCACCAAAAATAATTGGCTCATTGATGTTAAAGAGCGCCGGGAAAAATGCAATGCGACCAAGATCTTTTGCATACTTAGACTTACAAACAGTTACCAGCAAAATTGCAAGTCCAATTGTTGTACCAGCACCACCAATGAAAATGAACCATTGATAGAACGGCTCCGCACTAATCGAAGGAAGTTGAGTTCCTGCAACGCCAGCGGCAACTGCAGTGGTATTTGCCTCAAGCAAAGTAAGCCATAAAGGACGTGCGATTGAACCAACAATCGAGGCACCATGAATACCAAAGAACCAGAAGAATCCATAGAGCAACGAAATAAGCATAACAGCAGGAAGACTATCAGTTGCATACACAAGAGGCTTGATGAGAGTGGTAATGGCTGCATTCCAGTTAAATCCAAAGTAATAAGTAATGGAGCCAAAAAGAAGAATAACAAGCAGCGTTGGAGTAAGTGCCTCAAAAGATCGAGAAACTGATTCAGGCACTTGTTCAGGCATTGTAATCTTAAAGTTAGAGTGCTGTGTAAAACGATAAATATTAACTGCAATAAAAGTTGAAATAATACCTACAAAAAGACCTGCAGATCCAAGATTTGCCATAGGAATAACAAAGCCAGTTACACCAGCGTTTGCATCTTTTAACACGTTAACTGGGTTGATGGTAAGAAGAAAAGCCATAACGGATAGAATCGCGCCAGAAAGCCCGTCTAACTTGAATGATTTAGCAAGACTGTTTCCCATTCCAAAAACGGCATAAAGCGCCATGATGTACATGGTCATTCGATATGGAAGAAGAATCTTTGCGGCATTTTGAGAAAGGAACTTATAAATTTCCCAATCTTGAGGGATAGGAGGAAACGCAATAATCAAAAAGAAGGAACCTACGATAATAAGAGGAAGCGCTCCGATAACACCATCTCTTACCGCCAGTAAATACCGATTAGACCCGAGAACGGACATTGCCGGTCCCAGCTTTTCTTCAAGAAACTTTTGTAACTTCTCCATTTGTTCCCTTCCTTCTCACAACGAACGTTAAAAACACTTCTTATAACAATTTCTCATAACCTCTTAGCTTTACGCATTGCTCTTTCCGAGCAATGCATCAACTTCTTTTAAGATATTTTCAACATTGCAAAAGGCATAGTCTTGAGGAGCAATAACTGCAACAGGAATAGCAACGGAATCAGCAATTTGCTTTTTTCTATAAGCTACTTGAGGCCCAAGCAACAACACATCATAGTCAGAAACTCTGTCTTCATAGCTTGCGGTGCCAACTGCATCAACCTTAATATCCATACTATGTTCTTCTGCATACTTTTCTATCTTTTTCATAAGTAGAGAAGTCGAAATTCCACCTGAACACACAAGAAGAATCTTATAATCAGCCATAATTTGCTCCTTAAAGCTACTGTAAACATGCTTTAATTTAACACTTGCACTCTAATACGCTTAAGATCTTTCAAAAGAAATAGGTTATAGGTAGCTATTATTCCGTCAACGTCAAATAACCTGAAAGATACTATTAACATAACAATAGCCCGACTTCATACATGAAATCGGGCTATGAAAATCTATACAACAGTTATATTACTACCCTAGTCCAGCTTGTCTCTCTTTTTCTTACGACTACCTGCAACCAATCCCGAACCCAGTAACGTTAATCCTGCCGAAACAGCAACTTGATCTACAACACCTGTATTTGGAAGTGATCCATCAGAAGTTTTTGTAGAGGTATCTGTGGTAGTAGTTTGTGCTAATTGATTAACAGCAGATGTTTCATTAGTAGTCACAGCATCATTTGGCGCCGTTTGTTGATTGTTTGTACCATTCTGAGAAGCTGTTTGCGTACCGACCTCTACAATCTCATCTATAGCTGAGTCTACTGTACTGTCTTCAATTACCCTGCGATCATCTCCAGAAACCTCAACAAGGATACGTCGTAAACCGTTCTTTCCTGCAGTAATTAATCGACGTAAACCTTGTTTAAGATTTGGATTAGTACGCTCTTGTCTCTTAAACGGAATTGTTTCAGTAATAATATTCACGACTGGCTTACTAAACACAAGTTCTTTTACACCTTCATCAGGGGTAACCTGATATACAAGCTTTGCTGATAGCTTTCCAAAAACATCATTAAGATTTTGAGCTGCCGCATCAACTGCTGACTGTTCCACGTTCTCATTAGCCAAAACTTGCTTGGCTTGAGCAAGAGCTTCTTGATAGGCCCTTACCGTTTCCTCTGTATACAAACTAATATCAACGTCATTTGCTTTATCAACCGCTTTTTGAAGATTCTCTTTATTTACCTTAGAAGCATGAGGGTTAGTTACAAAAAGATTCTGAACTTCTAGATCTCCATCCCATAGTCCAAGGCCAACATATGCATTGTTGTAGTATGAATCTACAGTATCAAATGTATGGTTGAGGTACTCTACCCCATCGACAAGAACTTTTACGCTGTTTTTACCCTTGATTACCTTAACATGATGGAATTTTCCGTCATTAAGACGTTTTCCATTCATACTACCTTCTGCAATAGTATCTCCCATAAAACGATACAAACGAACCGCATCGTTGTCTCCAAATTGGACAGAATACGCATTACGTGGATCAACGTTTTCTGATGCATAGAAAATATTGATGAGACCTTTTTGATATTTAATATCAACATCAAGCTCATACTCAGGGAATGGAATCTTCTGTTTTCCCATGTAGTAATCATTGGCGCTCACATTTTTATCGTATAGACTCTCTCCGTCGACATACCATTTTCCAGCCACAGACGTTAAATCTTTTACGTTTGTCTTGAAATCGTTACGAGAAATAGAAACAGTAAATTCCTTAGACAACGTTGGGTCAGATTTTGATGTTGCAGTAATTTTAACGGTTCCTTTTTTAAGCGCTGTTACTAAGAGCTTGTTCCCCTCTTCTTTAACAGAAACTAAATCAGGATTATCAACGCTCCATACAACGTCCTGCGGTACAGTTGAAGGCATTACGTATGCTTTAAGCTCAACAGTATCTCCAACATATACGTTATTTTGAACTGGTGACGCTTGTACCAGCTCAAGCGGCTTTGTTGCTTCTTTTTTATCCGTCCACGTGCTAGCCAAAGGATACAGCGTTATATCCGCCTTAGCAGTACCGCCCTCAGCAAATGCACTTACACCCAGACTACTTGGTGCAGGGAATATTTGATTGGCCCCCGCCACGGTATTACCGCGAGAAAACACTTCAACACTCGCTCTATCGACATAGATATGTAAATCAATGCTACCGTCAGCGTTTCTCTTTACTGACTGGGAGTCTACCTGAGCAAATTTATTGCTCAAAATAATGCCCGACTTGCTACGATCAATGGAGAGCGTTTCCGTTTCCAAATCATATACGACTCTTGTTACTTCATTTCCACCTACGCGCAAATTAAATCCAACTTTTTTAGTATCTTTACCAGGGCGGAATGTAGAAACAATTTCGTACTGATCTCCCGAGAAACCCTTAAGCGCATCGCTTTTCTCGTCTATATCAACATCTTTTAGAGTTATAGCCTTATCCTCTTGACGCAAAGACTTGTATGCATCAATAGGCGTCTGTGTCAGACGATACGATCCATCTTGCTTAACAAGACCAAGTTTAAGATTAAGGTTAAATGTTCCGTTGAATTTCTGTCCAACGGTATTAGCTACTAAATTGCAATAATCATCCCAGGTGTTCATCCAGTTAACTTCAACAAGTTCTGGCAACGTTGGATTTTCAGTAGTACCAAAATCCTGAACATAATATGTCATCGCTGCATACGAATCTTTACCAAAATTCATGGATTGATCAGCTTGCTCAAACTCTGCGTCTGGAACGAACGTCCATTTGCCGTCTACCTGCTTGAAATCTCCCACTTTATAGAAACGACCGCCGCGCGATAAAACCCACTTGATGGTTCCATCGTTAGCTTTAATGGGATAAAGATCTGGACACTCAGTATGTAGATTAGGGTAGGTAGACTCTACTTTCCAATTACGTAAATTATCTGAAGAGTAAATTCTTAAAGGACCGCCAGCCACAACCATAAACCACTTATTCTGCCAGCGGAAGACCTTAGGATCGCGGAAGTCTTGGGACTGTAATGGATCATCTGTCCAGTCAGCTGCAACTTGATCGACCTTTGTCCAAGTTCTACCTTCATCTTTACTGTATGCAAGTTTAATGCGCTGACCATTACCATCTGCTGTGATAAGTGCTACCAGCCCACCTTCACCATTATCAAAAAGGCCGGAAGTGTTATTAGGATCAGCAACAATACTGCCAGAGAACATGGCGCCATTAGCATCAGGATAAAATGCGATAGGCTGTTCTTTCCAATGAACTAAATCAGTACTGGTTGCATGACCCCAATGCATGGGACCCCATTTGGTGTCATCGTGGAACTGATAGAAGAAGTGATAGACACCTTTGTAATACACCAATCCGTTAGGATCGTTTGCCCATCCATCTTTAACTGAGTAGTGATATTGATCTCGATAAAGCTCGTTATAGTAAACTTCATCTGCCTGTCTACGATGTACATTTAACCTATAAGTTACGCTAACATCCTGGCCATCATCAGTAGTGATAGTACTAGTAACTGTCAAATAATTAGCACCAACCGCAAGTGGAATATTCTTAAAATCACTGTATACATGCCCAGCTGCATCAGTAACTTGAATCTTAGCAGCACTATTCTTTGGTTGGATATTCAAATCAATCGAAGCTGCATTATTTTTTACATACTGAATAGTAACTGGCGAAGTAAACTGACCTTTTTGTTCTACTGTACCTGTCTTGGAAGTAACCGTAATGTCCTTAAGTTCGGGGCTTTCTTCCTCGGTTATTTCTTTATAAAACGTATTTTGAAAACGTACCTGACTGTTCCAATTCAAAAGTCCATAATAACCTTCAGAAATATAGGTATTTTGGCCCTTATCGTCTCTTTGTAACGTATAGTCGCCTAAACTTGCAACTAACACATCATTAACGTAATAAGATGTCCAAGAGCCTATAGACACTACTTTTAGGTGATAGGTATTATCTGCTGTTGGCTCGATGTGCTTCTCGTTAATAAATTGATAATCACGACCACCTTGCCAACGCCAAAACTTAACGTTGTTACTTCCTCCATCAATATTGACAGCATAGCTATTCTTGTTATTTGGGTCGTTGTTACTTCTAAAGACAAGTGCTGCGGCACCCTCTTTACTCAAAAACGTTACATCCGTTGAATATACAAAGTTCTTGCCTTTACTTTGAGAATAAAAGAAACTGTCGCCTTTACCACGGGCGTCGCTATACAGACCATCCTCGCGAGCTTCCCAGTTTCCATTTTGATCACCGTGCGTATCTTCAAGATTAGTTTTAAATCCAGATTGATTTTCTGCGCTTACTGCGGATACCTCAGTTTTGTTCTCTGACTCTACTGCTGATGATAAAGCTGGCACTTCTTCTTTTTTCTCTGCAACATCTACCTTGTCATTTTTTACTTCATCGGTACTTTGATTTTTATCTTGTGCTTCTGCCGAAGTTTGTTTTACATCATCGGATGTTTGATTAGCCTCTGCATCTTGGTCTACATGCACTGTCTGATTAGTTTGAGCAGACTTTTCTGTACTACCTAAAGAAGAATCTGGTGATGTATCTTGCTGACGAACCTCTACGACTGGTGACGATGTAGAAGTTGGATTAGCAAAAGCCTCCTGAACGCCAAAAATACCTATCTGTAACATGAATGCACCTAATGCTGCAAGCAAACAGCCCGCGATTCTATGTGTACCAATTTTTCCCATAAACCATTTTTTATATGATGTATCGTGTTGGTCTTCCATGCTACTCCCTACATCTAAAATAAAACTACGTTAAACGTCTAAATGTCCTGGACGCTTAAAAAACACCAAGCTTGTAGTATCTTAGTATTATTAGATACGTTTTTTATCTAATATCAAGATTAATTGATGAATGATTAAAAATAATTTAGATGCTTTAAAGACTTTCTAAATTATTTTAATATTTATATCAATACTTCTCGCAATTTTGTTTATTCATCTATATACATCTATTACTTTCATGCTGGCAAAATTGCATCCTAAAAAATAAAACCGCCTTCAAAAAATAAAGGCGGTAGTAGAAATTACTATAAAAATTGTAATACACGTAGGATTTACGCTATAACCTCAATTCCATCATTGTGAACGACGTGTCTCTTGATACTTCTCAAATGCCTTTTGATACGCCAATTGTTCCTGCTTAAATTCTCTATTAAAAAATAGCGTCGAAACAAAAAGAATTACCAAATACACACCAACAAATGAAATCCACGCCTCGAGTATATTTGGCAACCACTCTCCAACATAAGCCAAGATAACTAACGTAATAAATAGGCATACATTAAAGCCTAAATAGCGCTTCCAATAACTCAACCGTAAAATACATGGCTGATAATTAAACCAAAGCTGCTGAAAAATTCCCATGCTTATTCCAGCTAAAGCAATCGTCAAAACTAAAATATTATTTTGCCTGTTACCAAAATTTCCAAGCAAAGCAATAACAGAATAGACGCACGAAATAATTGTAAAATAAGCCGCTCCAGCAAATCCACCTTTTTGCAGTATCTCTGCAGTTGTTATGCTAATTCCATCTTCACTTTCTTTTTCGAAAGCCTCATTACAATCATTCTGTCTCTGCTGTTTTTTCAGTACCATTTTTCCTCCCTACCTTATAAAACTATTCTGGAAACCCTTACTTTTAGAAGCACTCACTAAAAGAAGCACCCGCTAAATTCCAATACGGCGTTTAAACTCTGGAGCATACTTTCTTGAAACAACAAGTTTTTTCTCACCCAAAGAAAGTAACATGCGACCAGATCCTGCTGGACTAATCCCTGTAACGTGATCCAAATTTACTAATTCCTGCCGAAAAATACGCACAAATTCCGTATCACTTAGTTCTCCTTCAAGCTCATTTAAGCGGCTGGAACTCTCAAGCGTTTCTCCTGTTGCAAGATGAATAAGGGCCATGCTTCCATTTGTTTGAACCCATGCTACATCCGCAAGAAACACCATACGTCGATTAATAGTTCCAGGAATATACCCAGAAAGCTTGCCATCAGCCATTTGTAGTTGGCGAACAATCCCAGCAACGCGTGGATTATCTGGCCCACTTAAAATGGTCACCTCAATTTGTGAGCGACCTTTTTCTTCTACTACGCGAATTTCCATGACCCATCCAAACAACTAACTTGACAGAGACTCTTACCTCGAGGCACCTTTAATTTAATCGTTATAACCCTTATATAATGTCTTATATTTCCCAAATGCACTAATTAGCAAATAAAGTGCGTCCTTTTGCATTTTAAACACTGTTTAAAGCAAAAAAACCATTTAGCATGTATATGCTTTATCACATAGAAAATTATTAAAATTACACGCCAACAGCTACTATGCACTGCTAACTGCAAAACAAATTAAATAAAAAGACTGACTCCAAAAGAATCCTGGAATCAGTCTAATGTTATGACACAAGCAACTAATTAACTTGGTCAATAAAATTACTTACTTTCTATTACTGACTTCTTGTTGAGATAGAACACTACACATACAACCGCAAGCAATAAAAACATAACTCCCAAGCTATAAGACACTGTTCATATCAACCTAAGCCTATGCTCCGTACCATTTTTTCTTGTTTAATAGTGGCCGTTCTGAAAAGAATTTACTTCTTTATTTTTGAAAAAACTTTTGTACGTTTAGCGATAAAAGCCGCAATACTGACAACTACACCAGCACATACAATACCCAAAATAGAGAATAATATTGGGTGTCGACTCATATCTACCGAAGAATCAATGGAACGATTAGTCAACTCATTTTGATCGTTCCATTCGGCAGGAACATCCGTGCGCTCTGCATGTACTAATAACCTATGAGTATTAACACCATAAGGAGTACACGTTACAAGCGTTACTTGATCTTTCCCTGGCTCAATAAAAAGACTATCTACCTGATTAGGTAAAACTACTTCAGTAGAAGTTACTCTATACGCATGATCTTCCCCAAGAACATGAATAATAAACCAATCACCTGCTTGAAGTTCATTGAGTCGATCAAATATACGGGCGGTAGGCAGACCGGTATGACCTGCTAAAACAGTATGCGTTGACTCCCCGCCTATTGGCACAGAAGTATTTACTACATGACCAACACCATGCTGTAACACATCATCAGTTGTAAAGTGATAAATAGGAAGATTCACTGAAATTTTTGGTATTATAAGCTCTCCCATAACACCATCATTTGCTATGTTCAGCACTTCTTTATATTCAGTAACCCCTGGCATAGATTCTTTGCTATCAAAGGGGTCAATAACCCTAGAAGCACCATCACGAAGGTGCTTATTAAATTCAATTGCCCTTTCCTTTTCAGAAGAAAGGTCTGTCTTAGACATTGTAACTACTGTATTTTCTTGGGTAGCACTCACATTATTTTGAGTAAGTTGGTTAAGCCAGTTACTTACAAATGGATAGCTAATTAACGCAACACCAGCAACCAAAACAATAATCGACATAATTAGCCATACGCGCGCACGCTTCTTTTTTTCTATACCTTTATCCGAGGCATTAAGAGAAGCAGGAGAATCGTTTGATTCTCCTGCTTTCAATACAGCCATCATGTGTTTTGGATTAGCCATGATTAAACAGTAATACTAGAACTCTTTATGCGCGTTGCTTTCTAGAATACACAATAGCGCCTACACCAGCAACAAGCAGAACGGTTCCAATAGCAGTGAACATAAAGGTTCCAGCGTCACCGGTTACTGGAAGAACTGGCTGCCTATTATCGACAACATTCTGTGAATTAACCAGATAATTGTTCTCGACATCAGTTGTAGCTGGGTTATCAGCAGTAGCAGTAGTATCGCTTAAATCAAACTCAATGTCGTTGACTTTGGTGTATCCAGAAGGAACGCCAGTCTCTGAAATCTTATAGTGACCTGCTGCAAGACCAGAGAAGTAAACATAACCGTTTGCATCAGAAGTAGAAGTGAGTACTTTACCGTTATCAAGCGTAAGGGTAAATGTAGCACCCTGAAGAGGATTGCCCTCTGGATCAGTCTTCTTAAAGACGTAACCATATGTCTTTACTGTAGTGTTGCTGTTAGGAGTAACAGTCTTATTCTCATATGGATTTGGGTTGAAAGTAACAGTAGCAGTGTTTCCAGTTACATCAGTAGCGCTATGAGAGAAAGCATCGGAAGTAAGCTCTGCCTCATAAGTAACCTCGATTGCCTCACCAGGATGAGCAAGAACATAGTCTTTAGAATACTCAATGGTGTAGCCAGTTTCAGAAGCTGTCAAAGTGTAGTCTGCACCTGATACAGCTTTCTGACCATTAATTTTAATGGTGTCAGTCTTAATCTTTAAACCAGCAGAAGGTGTATCACCAATAGTAAAAGTTGCGTTCTTAGAATCTTTTGGATAATTAGGAACAGCAGTATTAATCTTGAATGGGACGCTATCACCAACGCTGTACTTATCGGTTGACTCTTTATACTCAGAACCAACAGTCTTCTTAACAGTTACGTCAGTCTTCTTAACATCAATAGGAGCAACATCGCGAGACTTATATGTTCCGCCATCAACCTTAGGAGTTACGTCAACTACCATATTCTGATAAACGCGAGTCTTGCCACTTGCGGTGGTAACACGAACGAGATAGTAGCCACTTCCAAGAGTAAGCTTAGCGGAGCCATCACTGCCAGCCGTTGCGGTAGCAGCAGCTGGATTTGCTGTAACGGCACCAGCAATTGCTGCGGCAGCATTTTGCATATCTGTACCCTGAGTAAAGGTATAACCGTCAGTAGCAACAGCTGCAATCTTATCAATTGTATTGTAAGCACTTGGCAGACCGTCAGCCATCTTATACGTTAAGTTATTTGCAGCATCAATGTCTGCATCAGCAATTAAATATGCACTTACAACATCGCCAGACTCAAGACCATTAATAGTAACCTTGCTATCCGCAACATCAGTGCCGCTTGTTGGATTAGCAAAAGCCTGAACCGGGACCAGTGAGTAAATTAGAAGAGCTGCTGAAAAGAGGCAGCAAATCTTACTAAAAATACTCTTAGCTATTGATTTCATTCTTTTCCCTTCTTTAATCTCAGGTTAACTAAAACATAACCCTTGATAATAGTAACTTAACCTACTTTAAAAAAATGTACTTTAGTTCAGAACACATAAACTACTTATTTTTCCACCAATCGTTCATAACGCGCTTTATTACTTCCTTCGTCTAGTGTTTTTAGCAAAAGCAACACCACCTACAGCAGTAAGCGCTACGCCAGCAGAAACAATACCTACAATACCCGCACCTGCAGTTGTTGGAAGTCCAGGTATAGGTTCATCAGAAATAGTAATAGTTGCTACATTATCTTTCTTAGGTAAAGAAACCTCTGAACCATCAGTATTAACAGTAGAAATATCACCGTCTGCATTAACAATAATCTTGTGTGCCTGAGTATCAAGATTATATCCTGCTGGTGCCTGAGTCTCTCTTAACCAATAGGTTTTACCAGCTACCAAGCCATAGAACAGTGCCTTACCTTGATTATCTGTAGTTACTGTTCCATTAGAAATTACAGAAGTAAGTGCGTCATCACTATATACAGTTGCTGGTCTATCCTCTGGTCCGTACGAACCATTGCCATCATCTTCATATAATGTGAACCTAGCTCCACTTAGGGCAGTAACTCCATCTGAACTTTTCTTAAGAACTCCTAGAGGTACGGCCACGTACTGATTTGTAAATACTGCTCCATCGGCATCATATTTTGGAGTTGCGGTAAGTGTGCCATCACCATTATCCGTTACTTCAACAACAACATTTTCTGTATGAGTATCATTTTTATAACCAGTGCCGCCACCCTGGCTTTCAGTAATGGTATATCTATATGTACCTGGAGTTTTATACTCAATCTTGTCAAATGTTACAGTACCACTTGCATCGTTAGTCTTTTCTTGATGAACTGCATCATCTTGTCCTTTAAGCTCGAACTTAAATTGTCCGTCTTCAAGATTGCGTCCTTTTAAGACTTTTGATGCACTTAGAGTTACTTCACCTTTTGCCTTATAGGTATTTGTTAGTTCAAAAGAACCTGTTTGTACAGTTGAACCTTTGAGAGTAACCACTGATCCGTTAGCAGATGAGCTTCCCTGCGCAGACGCAGTTACTGCAGATGCTTCGTAGTACGATGGAAGTGACTCTTCTTTAAATTCATACGTATGACCAGTAGGACCCGCAGGAACATTAGTTAAAGTTGTTGTATAGGTATTAGGACCCGATTTTGTAAGAGTAACATCATACTTCTTCTCATTTGCGGTACCGGCATCGCGAGTCACTACACCACGTAGTACAGACGGTCTACTGGCATTGCTTTGATCATGATCATCACCGGCCCACTGCTTTGTAATTGTAAGCTGTGATGTAACTGGCGCAAAAACAGGTTTATTATAAGGTGATTCAGTTGGATCGCCCACTTTTGTAGTCACGGTGCCATTTGAAGACTTAGATGTCAAAATAGTCCTAAAAGAAATTTTTGCCTTATCGTTATCATTCGAATATAGGCCTTTAGAATCATTTGTACCGTCGCCGTCATTATCACCATCATGCAGTGATGTACCATCAGCCATAGCATCGTACGCAGCCTGTGTTGGCTGAGTCTTAATAGTAATGGAATATGTCACACCATTTTCAAGCACTTTAGAAGAATCTCGTTCAGGTGACCAAGAAACTGTCTTATTTGCAGTATTAAATGTTGGCTTTACAAAATCCCATGTTCCTAC is a window of Lancefieldella parvula DSM 20469 DNA encoding:
- a CDS encoding Spy0128 family protein, with the protein product MSSQKNTSIWTYTYKKQLRRLIFFLTVCMIAFVGQFVAGARVAYAEDPQINTPPVHKKTISPNTDGTYDLTLTIKGETSAASEEQKANVLVVFDNSSSMTAQTGGGEMRLDAAKRVVNQLSSTILGINRNAQKDVVEMALLSFNEKPNLECGWTADLNEFQRATNNMGFHTGTNWESALERAKVLADQKAANGNPTYVIFVTDGLPTQDRNGWVRNNQIGYEHALDEARAIGSAGYHFYSVYMYGGHAYLRQLTNYAYTGNPFGNPGGTYYYEANNTAQMEQAFKEIASVITKSITYKDVTINDGLDTVNMDFAGNGTPQYVLKKIASDGTVLASYDSTTGQTVGTWDFVKPTFNTANKTVSWSPERDSSKVLENGVTYSITIKTQPTQAAYDAMADGTSLHDGDNDGDGTNDSKGLYSNDNDKAKISFRTILTSKSSNGTVTTKVGDPTESPYNKPVFAPVTSQLTITKQWAGDDHDQSNASRPSVLRGVVTRDAGTANEKKYDVTLTKSGPNTYTTTLTNVPAGPTGHTYEFKEESLPSYYEASAVTASAQGSSSANGSVVTLKGSTVQTGSFELTNTYKAKGEVTLSASKVLKGRNLEDGQFKFELKGQDDAVHQEKTNDASGTVTFDKIEYKTPGTYRYTITESQGGGTGYKNDTHTENVVVEVTDNGDGTLTATPKYDADGAVFTNQYVAVPLGVLKKSSDGVTALSGARFTLYEDDGNGSYGPEDRPATVYSDDALTSVISNGTVTTDNQGKALFYGLVAGKTYWLRETQAPAGYNLDTQAHKIIVNADGDISTVNTDGSEVSLPKKDNVATITISDEPIPGLPTTAGAGIVGIVSAGVALTAVGGVAFAKNTRRRK